GTTGGAAGGGTTTTACAGTGAGTGACATCTCTCCTCTCTGCTGCCTCCATTGCCCTTTTGTTGAAAGGCCTGGTAGAGCTTGTCAAAGTCAGGCACGGCAGTGTTAGTTTTAGGTCTGAAGGACAGCTTCTGGTCCAAGTAACCCAGCATCTTGCTTTTGCTCTTCTGAGCACTGCGGGTCTGTATATGCTGGGTTCCTGCCTTTGAATGGGTGCTGAGGAGGCTTTCAGAGTCTCCTGAGCTCGCAGATGAATGCCAATCTTCCTTTGCTGCTCCTGCTCGAACCAGCATCACATAAATACAGGTTTAGAAGATGAGTAAAAGATGATCTTTTAacgtttcaaataaattcaattaaaatgaaatgtacattttcgaattaaaaattcaaatgaaactttttgtgtaaactattcctttaaatatgttAGATTTTCAATTAAATATGTTACATAAGGTATTTAGGACATACATAAGcatataagataatatattataaattattttgattaaatattaaaataaatggcacctttcagctgttcagagagCCTGGGCTCTGAGACCGCTTTTGGTATAGGTTTTCTGACACAAACTGATTctgttttttcacttttattagcAGAGGCCATCTCCTCCTTCAGCCTCTCTCGCTTCTTCTCCTCCCTCTTGTGGAACCTGAAGGGCTTCTGCGTGGTCAAGAAGAAATCTCTCCTCTGCTCACGACCTTCCTTCCTCAAGCACTCTTGTTCATGGATGAGGTCATCATAAAGAGGCTTTGAGACGTTCTCGGGGACGATGGCAACACAAAACTGTTTCTGACATGCCTCCTCTTCGGCTTTCTGTGAATCCTGGGGGAGAggcttcctctgtctctctgtcaccGTTCCCAGAGAATTAGATCCAGTAGTTCTTGGTGCCTCAACTCCATTTGAGGTCAAATTCCACACAATCACTTTTGAACTGAGGACAAGAGTGGAAGATGTACTGTAAGTTTCAGATAATACCTTTGCAAACATCGTTATCACATTTAATACTCTGCTGCAGTATTTTAgatttaagtcaagtcaagtcaagtgtgCTTTATTGTCAATTAATCCACATgtatagtacagtatatacatacagagaatcgagattgcgttactctcagacccctctacaaacagtagagcctaaaaatctagatcaaatataaaatataagatacaactatacaataagggaatgtaaaaagacatataataaaaaataaaaataaagttaaataaagcagcgcaaggtacatggcagatagagtgcaaaccagtgaacaaacagtgcaaataaaaagatttttagtgcaaaaaaaaagcttattcagtctgattaaagtgacaaaagggctcaagagcagttattttatttaaactgactgatgaggtggtagaatgacgtcagttccatggtgaatgatgaggtagtgagcagaccaatgctgcaccaaagtgactggtgcatgtcatcgtatgttagtggaaggGGTGGTGGAAGGACCTgcggatgtgggatctgggggggtgggggagattttcatagttcagtggtgcctggggcagaagttcgggagcgagttaaGTATCCATTCGGTACTCGAGGTGAGCAAGGACCCTCTTCTCCAGGCCATTCTGATGCTGGAGCTCTATCTTCTCAAGCTGCAGCCTGCGTTTGGCCTTCAGAGCCTCCAAATGCAACTCAAGAGATAGTTCAGCCTTATTCTTTTCTTCATTACAGGACAGCAGGCTTTCCGTAACATGCACATTGTCTCCCTCTTCAGATCTAGAGAAATCTAAAGTGGGAGAGATCTGGCGGAAAATCtgtatttagtttgtttgttggattaatgaattgttttacttttgaaataagAAAGGAGCTGAAAGAAACAGCCACCAAACTGTAattttgtattagtttgtttgttggaTTAATTATTATGACATGCTATATAAGCAAAActattataaacaacattttgggAGTCTAGAGGGAATATTTGTActgcattaaatatagttaatattgGACTGGCTGAACAACGTTCCCACAAACAGCACTGATTTCCATGAATGCAAGCACTATAGCGTTAAATAACGTTTTTAAAcgattatttatatatgaaagaaaataacatttcatgttaCCAAGATATTGActttgtctgttgttgttgttgttgttttttcttagcTAGAGAAGCCGCGTTTTAGAAGTCACCAGCGTAATGCCGTTACTATGGCAACCCCAAACGCGCATAGTTacgctttgttgttgttgttcgccTTCGCCAAAAGCGATTCAAAatgaactgtataaataataactaaagcaGACTAATCAATGTTTAAAtcgataaatacactgtaaaatattagaCGTGTTTCCGCCATTATTTGCTATTTTCCTCACCATTGTCATCTGATCCGTGTGTGATCAGGGCCGCTATGAGGAAACATTCAAACATACAGCAGCAGCAAAAACACAGATAAGTTAACGTTACCTGTCGCCTATGTTCACGTTTAAAATAAACGAAACGCACTTGATTGTGTCCTCCACGGCGGCAGATGGCGCTAAAGCAACATGCTTCCATCTCAAACACTTCTGAACAAGAGCGGGGAAGTGAAAGTACTTTAAAAGACAGCTTTTACACTGCCATTTAATGTCGCTGAACGCCACATACATTTCCCGTGTAAAGTGAAGACATATTCAATGTTTTGGAAATGTCCGTGGTTCATTTCCATGATTTTAGTGGCTTTTAAAATCCGGAAGGAGGGTAACAAGCAGAACTCTTACGTATTTTCTCGTACAGCAACAACATGGCTGGAAGATAGATAGAATACCGTTATTGTCAATAACAGGACAAATATAACGAAGAGTTTTAGATAATCACTGGAAGCCTTGTGAGTCGTAACAAGTTGTCTCACGTCTGTTTTTcgtttttaatgttgaattttgAGTTTGGTAGGCTAGCAGTGCTCGGGACAGGACGGCGGTGTGTCGCACTGAGGGCGTTCAGCGGAGCGCTCAGAGGAGTCGCGTCCTCCGAGAGCAATGAGGAGTCCAGCACCTCTGAAAACCAGCTCTTTGACGTTATAATATCCGGAGGGGGAATGGTGGGCACCGCTATGGCATGCTCGTTGGGTGAGTGAGTGTCCCTGACATGCACCCAGCCTGCTTTCGCCCCTCATCTCCACTCTCCCACGCTGCATAAGTACACTTCCCAGTTGTAATAAAGTCCTTCCCGTGACTTTTCTTTACCCTTGTTTCTCAGGGAAAAAGAGAGGTTGCTGTTTTGCTTGATGAAAGTGTTTTAGCTGGAGGTGAAGGGTGCAATTGCGGTTGTACAACAATGTGACGTTTTCATGCCGTAGGATGCTAAAATAAGCGGTGTGCAATCAACGCACAGATTCTATGCAAACTTTAGTAAGCTCTCGTTTAGATGTATTggtaaaatatgctaaatatgaGATAAGAAACAACATCGCGGTGATTAGGAGAAGATattggaaagaaaataaaacatcctGCATTTAATCTGTGTACTTCATTCAGGTCTAGATCCAAATTTGGCAGGGAAGAAGATTCTTCTGCTTGAAGCTGGTCACAAAAAAGAGATGGACAGGGTCCCAGAGACCTACAGTACACGGGTCAGCTCCATCAGCCCAGGCTCAGCAACACTTCTAAGTGGTACGGACTTGTGTAGCTTTTGTAATGTTCTTTCTGTGTGGTTCATTTTATCTTCCTTGggtagtttatccaaaaataattgtaattattaactCATTCATCCATTTCTTACAAAAATGGACAA
This window of the Cyprinus carpio isolate SPL01 unplaced genomic scaffold, ASM1834038v1 S000006728, whole genome shotgun sequence genome carries:
- the LOC109089246 gene encoding protein FAM161B-like is translated as MFAKVLSETYSTSSTLVLSSKVIVWNLTSNGVEAPRTTGSNSLGTVTERQRKPLPQDSQKAEEEACQKQFCVAIVPENVSKPLYDDLIHEQECLRKEGREQRRDFFLTTQKPFRFHKREEKKRERLKEEMASANKSEKTESVCVRKPIPKAVSEPRLSEQLKGAAKEDWHSSASSGDSESLLSTHSKAGTQHIQTRSAQKSKSKMLGYLDQKLSFRPKTNTAVPDFDKLYQAFQQKGNGGSREERCHSLLISGAKGPQGAGECKVDEAAQNQVSTYEQGSSNESPGNGPS